The region GTGATACCCCTGCTCAGGTTTCTTGCTAGCACCCTGCCCCTGTCCCCCTCAAGGTTCTTCCTCCCCTCCTGACGGTCTACAGCAGGCTcgccttttccagtccttgggCCCCTTGGCTCCCTTTCTGTCCTTTCACCCCCACCTAGCATGGCTCCAATGCCTGTCACCCTGCCGACACCGTCGCCCCCGCCTCCCCGACTGTTTTCACTGTACCCAGCTGGCAAAGCCCAGCCATGCACAGTcctgcccacctgcctcctccaggcCCGTGCCACCAGCTGGTGCGGAGTGACACCAGAGCGACGCCGCGGCCTCAGCTGTGCGTGGCTGCTCTCCCCACCACCAAGCCAGCTGATGTCTGGCCAGCGCTCTTCGCTCTGCAATTTCCTCAAACCTCTGGTGCCCCCTCCAGTGTCTCAGAGATGACCCCGCTGGCCTCCTTCACAGAGAAAACAGACCTGCATCACCCCAAGTctggccctcccctccccggccTCCCCCCGCCCTGCCACAGTTACACAGAAgttctgctcctcctgccccctaccCACCTCGGGCTGTTTGCTGTTGGTGCCCCAGCCTCATCTTTCCCTCTGTAGGATCCTCACCATCAGGATCAAACTCAGTCTTTCCCACCTAAGACACTCAAGAGAAACCTCACTAGACGCGTCTATGCAGCCAGAGGCCGCCCCGGCTTTTCCTGCCCCATGCTGAACTCTCCAAAGCATTCCTCCACCGTCACCAGCACGCCCACCTCCTGCAATTCCCTGCTCTGCTTCTTGTTTGTTTCCATGGCCAAGCAGTGCTCGCGTGGCCAGCCTGTCAGCCCCAGAAGTGCCCTGCACTGAGCACCAGTGGGGGAAGCCTGTGGATTTCCCCTGGGGGAGCAGCACACGGACAGTTAAAGACCACAAGTGCCAGGAGCTGCGCCACGCAGGGGCTGTAGGCTCACAGGGGTCTCTGCCCCAGTCCGGAGCCATGGGGTGAAATAAGCTCCTAGGCTGTGCTCTGAGGCCAGAGAACGCCCTGCCCAGGGGCTGTGGGGGCAACAGTACCCCAGGCCTTTGGTGGCAGCAAGTGTTCTGAGAGGAAGAATGCAGACGGACACTGCTGCGGCTTTCCTCCACTTAACATAGAGACTGggaattttgatttctttttcctttatttaaaaaaaagaaaaattttggacttccgtggtggtgCAATagagaagaatccacctgctacaGCGGGGGACAGAGGTTCGATTCCCGATctgtgaagattccacatgcagaggagcaactaagcccatgcgccacagctaccGAGCCCGAGTGCTGCAGTGATGAAGCCGCTGAGCccagagcccgcgctccacagccAGAGAGACCACCACGAGGAAGCGCCCGCGCTCCGCAGGGAAGAGGAGCCTCAGCtgtcacaaccagagaaagcccgtgtgcggCCACAAAGACCCGGAGCAACCAAAAGTAATAAGTAAATTGagagaagcttttaaaaaataagtaaagtaaatttaagaaattaagaaaatattttgggcCACATCACACAgattgtgggatcctagttccccaaccagggatcaaactcacaccctgGCACtgaaagcgtggagtcttaagcactggcccaccaggaaacACGCTAGTTCTCCTTTGTTGGTGGGTGAGGGATGTGATCACTTGTGTTTTGGAAGGACGATCCTGGCAGCACTGCGTACAGCACactgaggggggtggggggcctctGCCTGCCCCCCTCCCACTCCAGGTTCTGTCCTCTCTCTGCACGGTCTGAGGGTGATGCCCACCACGCTTCCGCCTCCCGCAGACGTGCCAGCTCCGAAACTCCCCAGATGGTGCTCCAGTTCTGCCTTCTCTTCAGCCCCTGGCCTGGAACACTGGAGGCCAGCCAGACATTCCTGCCAGCAGGTAGGGTAGCTaacccctcccccactctcccctcgtctgcccccccacccccactctgtgTCTCtgacccatccacccatccaccacATCCTTCCTGCCAGCACCAGACCGACGTCCCTGCTGAATCCCACTTTTCTAACATAAATGTAATCACATCACCCACCCTCCTTcgggaaaaaataaatagaaacgaGAATACCTGCTGATGCTTCCCTACCTGCCTCAGGACATAGACCAAGCTGTTTAACATGGCAGATGGCCACCACTTGTTAATTTATTCATCCGGCTAGTGTTTGTTGAGCTCCCGTGGCCTGTGCCgaaggaggcagggagagtgACCAGGACACTTATGATGACCTCACAGAGTGAGCAAGATTGGGATGGGAAGACAGAAGAGGAAGCACTAACACAGAGATGCACAGGCGATCAAAAAGGTCTGCAGGCGTGATGGGATAACTGTCCCCTCTCAGATGGACAAAGGGGTGAGGAACCTTGGCACCAAGTCCATTATCAGCTGACAGTACATCAGCCTTCTGGAGAGCAGTTTGGCTCCACCCATCAACACAAACACGGGCTCACCTTTAGCCAGAATTCCCATGCCTGCAAATATATCCTGTGGGGACACATCCATGAGCTCATGAAGCAGGGTACTTGTGCTTGGAAAGCCTGGAAATCACCTAATTGTCCCCCAGTAAAAGATCAGTGAAGTCACAGAACACCTACTTGTTGGTGTAGGCTCAGTCATAAGAAAGAATGGCAGTCTCTATGTTTGTTGTCAttattgttgagttgctaagttgtgtctttttgtgacctcatggactgtaacatgtcaggctcctctgtcacccactatctccaggagtttgtaaagattcatgtccatcaagtctgtggtGCTGtgtaaacatctcatcctctgttgtccccttctcctcctgtcttcaatctttctcagcatcagggtcttttgcagcgAGTtgcctcttcccatcaggtagccacaCTATTGGAGCTTTCAGATGTTTTTGCCCGCATATggatatgtgtgcatatataatgcacacacacaggacacccccccccaaaagaaatgcacataaaaggaagtaaaaaaaaacagcacCCATCCTGGCCTGGGAAAGGAATCCACAGTGGGTGGCAATTAAGAGTCCTTACCTATTTAAATTTCTTACAAAAACCATTTAATATTTCAATAATGGGAGGAaatgtgtgaaagtcgctcagtcgtgtccgactccctggactatatggtccatggaattctccaggccagaatactgcagtgggtagccttccccttctccaggggatcttcccaacccagggaccgaacccaggtctcccacattgcaggctgattctttaccatcagagccaccggGGGAAACCCACTGGGAGAGTGGGAGAGTTTTCAGGAATAGAGCTGTTGGGCGCTCTACTGGGGAGGGGTCTCAAAATCTCCTCTGGTCTGGCCTCTACCTCTCACTGGCTCAGAAATTTAGGGGCGAGCCCCAGGGCGGGTGGGCGGGATCCAGCCCCACGACCACACCCCGCGGCACCCTCTCCATCACCCTGGACAGCTGGGCAGGCCCTGGGACAGGGTCTCCCATCGGAAAGAGGTGGAGGCGAGACTGGCTCCCGGGGTCCCCGGCCAGCCGCCCCGTTCCCAGAAGCGGCCCTAGTGGGGGtccaggtggggaggggtgggcaggggtggggaagggtgggaCCCCGCCCCGCCAGCGCGTCTGGCTCCGCCTCCCTGGGAGACTATTTAGTCCGGGAGGTGCTGGGGCTCCGGCCCCAGCAGGACTTTGGGCACAAGGTGACGGAGGAGGTGCCCACACCACCTGCCAGAGACTCGCCCGGCCGCTGCCTGGCGGAGACCCTCGCCAACTGACCCGAGGCGCCCGCGGAAGCGTTGCAGGCCTGGGGCTGCCCCCCACACCTGCCCGGCTCGCCGCCCCCTCCGGCCCCGCCCGCATGGCCGGGCTCCTGGCGGTCACCCTCGGTTGCATCAGCCTCCTCTACCTACAGCTCCCAGGCGCGCTGTCCCTCGGCCTGGCCGGGAGCCGGCCGCCCATGCAACCCAGGTGAGCAGGTCTCAGACCACCCTGGCTGCCTGGGCAGGAAACCAGATGCTCCGGAAGGCCCCATCCCGCCCCACCCCGCCAACGCCCCAGGACCCCGGGTTGGGGGGGGAAACCCGCTTCTGCTGCTAAGGCTCACCTGCTAAATCCAGCCCCAGGCCTTGGGCACCCCCCGCAGGGCAGAAGGCTCCTTTTTCTTTGCTTGCCCTTCTAAGGCATGCCCACTACCCTACTGGCAGAGCAGACCCCTCAGAAGGAGAGGTCAGCTGTGGGAGGGGAGGTTAAGGGCATTCCCATACCTGCCCACCGTCCCCCACCCCAAGGGAAGGGCTGAGACGGCATAAACCTGAGTCCTGAGCAGAGTAGCCCAGGGAGGTCAGGCAGCCGCTTGCCAGCCCTTGAATGGGCTACTGAGATGGCTGAGGGCCAGAACCCCAGCCCTGAGCTCAGTGGGCTTCCCCTGGCCTGCTGGGCCATGGCGTGGGGTCTGTGGGCTTCCCCTGGCCTGCTGGACCATGGCGTGGGGTCTGTGGGCTTCCCCTGGCCTGCTGGGCCATGGCGTGGGGTCTGTGGGCTTCCCCTGGCCGAGCTCcagcctggggggtggggtgggcttccCCTAGCCCACTGGCCAGTGGCTTGGGGGCTGTGGGTTTCCCCTGGCCATGCTCCAGGCTGTTGGAaagctgtgggcttccctggaaggcTGGACCACTGGGTTTACTTCCTCCATCTCCCTGTTTAGGGAGCCCCCAGCCCGGACGCCTGCCAGTGGCTCACAGCCTCAGCACCCTGCAGCCCTTCCTGCTGTCTGGAAGCTGCACCAGGCCCTCCAGCCCAAGAAGAGTGTCAGCCTGGTCCCTGCCAGGGGTCAGCCTCTCCGCAATGTCCTCCGCCGACACTTGGGTCCCCGCAGGCCGAGAGCCCAGCTCCTGCGTGTGGGCTGTGCGCTGGGTACCTGCCAGGTGCAGAACCTTAGCCACCGCCTGTGGCAGCTCGTCAGTTCGGCCGGCCCTCGGGCCTCGGCCCCCGTGGACCCCAGCAGTCCCCACAGCTACGGCTGAGTCGGGGGGCAGGCCTGTCCCAGCTGGGATGCTGCACCCCAGCCCCAGGGCGGCAGCTGAGCCCCCAACCCAGAGTGCCTGCAGAGAGAAGCCCCTAGAAGGGCAGTGCAGGCACCAGCGAACACCCCTGCCCCGCTATCCCCCGCCACGTTCTGCAGCAACCAGCCTCCAATCGCTGTGGACATAGAGGCCCACGTGGGGGCCCAGCAGAGTCTGATCGCCCAGGGGCTCTGCACCGAGAGAGGGTAACacttggggggggggcggggctgaGGGGAGGCCGTTGGCAACATTAGATGCCAGAACGGGGCGCAGAGGAGAGGGTCTGCCCAAGGACGTGGGGCAGACGTCAGGGACCTGAGCACCCCGGGCCTCCTCTGGGCTGTGGGAGAGAGGGATTCTGGGTTGGCCACTCGCCCTGACGTAGTAGGGTTAGGGCTGGGCTGCTCCAGTTGGGTCCAGGGTAGCAACAGAGACCTCTGCCTGCACCCCCTGAGggcaggtggggagagggtggaggggtCCTGGAGCTAGGCAGAGCACCCTTCCCACCCCCCCAgggcagggtgggagtggggtgggggtggcaattCTCCCAGCCCAAATCTCGCAATTAAGGCAGAACCTTAGCTCAAGGTGTGTAGGGGTGGCTGACCAAGGGTCAGGGCTCCACAGGCCACAGGGGCTCCCTGAGCCTCCCCTGCCCAGCGCGGGGACCCAGTGGGTCCAGGTGTGGGGACAAgcggaggctgggggaggagacTGGCCTGGTTATCAATGGACAAGTCAGCCAGAGGTGGAGTCTGCAGTGGGCGGGGTGGCGGCTGGGGGAGGAGTTACACGCTGGGAGCCTCCCGTCCTGGCACCCAGGTCTCACGGGGTTCAGAAGCTCGAGTTCCCTTATTCAGCAGACGTTTCGTGCAGCACTTAATTTGTTGACGTTTGCCGTGTCACCCTTTCGGCCACCGAATGAGGGGAGCAACGCCTTTACCCCAACTCCCAGCCAGACAGCAGGGCCGGGCCTGCAGGCACCACGGTGCCCACCCACAGATCCTGAGCTGCGGACCCCATGGGTGGGGCTCTCCCACCCTCGTGCTCACTCCTCTGGCTCCAGGCTCCCCCGCCTGACCGCAGGAGGTCAGCCCAGGCTGGTCCCTGCCCGGttgggggatggagagagggTGGCCGCAGCAGCTTGGATGCCGTGCGGAGGCTGGAATAGGCGCTCGCTGGGGCTGGAAAGGCCTGTGGTCACTGAGGGGTGTCGGAAGAGCAGTGGGGAGGGCAGGCCGTGAGGGCTAGAGGGGCTCCAGGATGAAGAAGAGGAGGCCCCAGGAGGGCTGGGTCAGGGAGTCGGGAGCTCAGCTGGGCAAAACCTCCTGCGGCCCTGGCCCTGGGGCAAAGTCCCGCGGTTCAGTGCTGGATCTTCGCCTCCAGGAACACAGCCTCACACGGCCCCTCCACGAGGCAACACGACCTGCCAGGAGGCCCCCAGGGCTGCGGTGCCCGCCCCCCTCCCGGCCCCCAGGTGCTCCTTGAGCCTCGGGCCGTTTTCCTTGGGTCACCTGTCACGGTCACAGCATCACACTGGTGTCCACATGGCCTCCAAGCTCCAGGCCATGTCCCGGCCGCCTGTCTGACAGCCTGCTTGGAGACCTGGGGGATGCCCGCCGGGACCCCACCGAcccccctccctctgctcccgGCCAGAGCCTCTCGGTCCTCCTCCCGTCTCCCACCCTCATCCAGACCCGCTGGCCGGCACTTTATTCCTTCCCTCGGTCCAAGCCACCAACCTGCTTTGGGGTGATGGGTCCAGCCTCCCCCTGGCATCCCCTCTCCATCCTTGAAGCAAATATCTGCGGCGCACTTGTAGAAACAGCGAATGAAACATCAGCCCCCCAACCCAGAGACGGACATGTCcgtgggaggaggcagaggaaacCGACCTCAGGAGCACAGAGAGTGAGCGATGCCCGGCTCGCGGAGTGCTGGAGGCGCAGCGGCTCGCAGGGCTGAGAGCACTCTGCCGTTGTCAACGGGGGCCAAGCACCCCCAGCTGACCCTCAGCACGGCAGGAGGAGCCGCGTGGAGAACACCTGGCCCACTGCCCTCTCCTGGCCCAGACTGCACCCTGACCTCAGCCTCTTTCCGATGACACCGTTGTCAGCTCCAGGCCGTGTGGTCCTGCTGTGTGTCCACCGCTGAGCCTGGCTCTCGCGTGACCCGGGCCGTGAGTTCATCTCTGCCCTGCCTGGAGATGGAGCCTCAGCCCCAGGGCCTGAGAAGATCCCTCTGAGATCTCTGAGCCTCTCTCAGCCATGAGCCTCGCCCAGTATTAGCAAGAATCCCACCCTGGACAGAATCCTGTCAAGTTTAGCaaggctgcccccacccctgatTCTCCTCTGGGAATTTCCCCTCGGGCCCCTGcccagtcccccaccccacccccgggctGTGAAACTCCAGCAGACCTTGCGGTGTTCTAGCGGA is a window of Odocoileus virginianus isolate 20LAN1187 ecotype Illinois chromosome 23, Ovbor_1.2, whole genome shotgun sequence DNA encoding:
- the ADM2 gene encoding protein ADM2, which translates into the protein MAGLLAVTLGCISLLYLQLPGALSLGLAGSRPPMQPREPPARTPASGSQPQHPAALPAVWKLHQALQPKKSVSLVPARGQPLRNVLRRHLGPRRPRAQLLRVGCALGTCQVQNLSHRLWQLVSSAGPRASAPVDPSSPHSYG